A segment of the Synechococcus sp. CBW1002 genome:
GTGCTGCTCTCGCTGGTGCCCACCCAGCTGGCGCGGCTGCTGGAGCATCCGACTGCCGTGGCCTGGCTGCGTGGCTGTGCCGTGATCTGGGTGGGTGGTGCGGCCCTGCCGCAGGACCTGGCCCGCAGGGCCCGGCACTGGGAGCTGCCGCTGGCCCCCTGCTACGGCGCCACGGAAACCGCCGCCATGGTCTGCGCCTTGGCGCCGCAGCAGTTTCTGGCCGGCGATCCGGCCCAGCCTGGTTGCGGCTTCCCACTCGAGGATGTGGAACTGCGGCTGGAGCCCCAGACCGGCGCCGTGCAGCTGCGCACCGCACGGCTCAGTCCCGGCTGGCTGGCGCAGGGCTTGCTGCAGCCGCTGCCCCGCACCCCGGACGGCTGGTGGACCAGTGGGGATGGTGGGGTGCTGACACCCCTGGGCCTGCACATCCAGGGCCGTCTGGATGGCGCCATCAGCAGCGGCGGTGAGACCGTGTTTCCCGAGCAGCTGGAGGAGCGGCTGCGGCAGCTGGCCGCAGCGCTGCCCCTGCAGGAGGTGTTGCTGCTCGGCGTGGAGGAGCCCCCCTGGGGGCAGCGGCTGGTGGCGCTGGTGCGCGGTCACTCGCCTGACGACTGGGAGTCGCTGCAGCAGGCGCTGCCGGCACTCACGGCCGGCTGGCGGGCCGCTGAACGGCCGCGCCGCTGGTTGCTCTGCCCCGATCTGGCACCCACCGCTACTGGCAAATGGCAACGGGGGCGTTGGCAGCAGTGGCTCGCCTCGCTACAAAACCCTTGACCCAGGCCCTCAAGACATGAACGGCGTTGATCCGGAAGTGAGCAACAAAAAGCTCGCCGCCGGCCTGCTTGGGATCTTCCTGGGTGCCTTTGGGATCCACAAGTTCGTACTGGGCTATACGAACGCCGGCATCATCATGGCCGTTGTCACGGTTGTGACGTGCGGATTCGGCGGATTCGTGATGGGTGTGATCGGCCTGGTTGAAGGGATTATCTATCTCTCCAAAACACCTGAGGAGTTCAAAGCCACCTATCTCGACGCCAAGCGGGAATGGTTCTGATGCCGTTGGGTCTTCCCCTTGCCAACCCTGCATCGCCCGGGGTCTCACAAGGTTCAGCACCGCGTTCCGGCTCCCCGGCATCGACCGTCTTCCCCATGGCCCTGCGCCGAATGCCGCTGCTGCTGTTGGTGCTGGCCAGCCTGATCAGCCTCGCCGCCTTCAACGCCATCCCAGATCAGGGGCTCCACCCTCTGGCCTGGATGGCCAGCCTGCTCCCCCTCCAGCTCGCGGCCCTGCTATGGGGCCTCAGCCGGCAGCGCTGAGGTTGGAGGCCTCCAACCAGCGCTGGATCGCCAGCGGCAGAGGGCAGCGCCTTCGGGTCTCCACCGTGATGGCCACATGGCGCGTCAGGCCAGTGGCGACGTCGTGGCCGTCGCAGCGGAAGCTGTAGCGCACCTCGAAGCTGCCGGGATCGAGGCGTTCCGGTTGCAGCCACACCCTGAGCTGATCGCCGCAAACCAGCGGGTGGCGGTAATCGGCGCTGCAATGCACAATCGGCAACCCCACGGCGAGCGGCTGGCCAGGACGCGGGAAGATCTCCTCGGCGCTGATGCCGTAGCGCGCCAGGCTCTCCTCATAGGCCTCATGGCACCAACGCAGCAGCTGGTGAAAGTGCATCACCCCGGCGGCATCGGTGTCGCCGAAGCGCACGGTGCGCTCGATCTGCAGCCAGTGGCTCGATGCCATCGATCCTGTCCCCGGGTCTCCCTTGTGCGGCTTTGGTGGCCCCATTACATTCCGGCCATCTTCGCCCCGCTGGTGTGGCCGCTGCGTTCGCCTACGAGCCGCCCAGCCTGAATCGGGCCTGGGAGGCCTTCGTGGCCCATCTCCCCACCCTGCTGGTGATCTGGCTGATCACCATGGCGATCACGGCGGTGGGCAGCGGGGTGTCCCTGGTGTTTGCCTTGCTGGGCGTGAGCCTGGGCGGCGCTGATCCGGCGGCACTCACCCAGGGAGCCCTCGATCCCACCGGCGCGGCTGCCCAGATGGCCTTGCTGCTCGGCCAGCTGGGTCAGGTGCCCTTTGCCATCCTCTCCAGCCTGGTGGGGGTACTGCTGGTGGCGGTGCCGGCCCTGCACTACGAAACGGGCACCACCATCACCGTGTCCGAGGCCCTGCGGATCCTGCAGGATCGACCGATGCGCTATCTGCTGGCGGGCCTCTTCTTCGCGCTGGTCACCTGCGTCGGCCTGTTGCTCTGCCTGCTGCCCGGCTTTGCGGTGCTGCTGGTGGCGCCGGTGTATGTGAACCGCATCTTCGCCACCGATCAGGGGGTGCTGGACGCTTTTGCCAGTTCCTTCCAGGCCGTGTTCCGCTCACCCCATGGCATGGCCTTTGTGGGGGTGCAGGCGCTGGTGGGAACGGTGGTGCTGGTGGTGTCGATCTGCACCTGCGGCCTGGCGGCGCTGGTGGCGATACCGGTGGGAAACTTCTACATCCAGAACTCCGCGTATCACCAGGGCGTGATCTCCTGATCCCGGCTCCGATCAAGGCCGCTCTGCTGGGCCTCTGATCTGCTGATCAGATCTTGCCTTCTGATCTGAATCTTGTCTTCTGATCTTGTCGTCCTTCTGATCTGAATCCTGTCGTTTGATCTGAATCTGGTCACTCCTGGCCTGTCCTGCTGCGGAACCCTCAGCCCGTCGGGAAGGCCGGCAGCCCCAGTCCGTACTGCAGGGTCATGCGCACCCCCCAATAGAGAACCAGCGCCACACTGATCACCACCAGATGGCTCCCTTTCAGCTGGGGTGGCACCAGCCGCCGGCTGCGGATCGACGCCACCGACCAGACCAGCAGAGCCACGGCCGCCGCAGGTCCGAAGGCATGCCAGTCCATCGCCTCACGGATCTGGCCCTGGAGGCTGGAGCAGACAGCCCGGGTGAGGAAACAGGTGGGGCAGGGAATACCGGTGAGCGCCCGCAACGGACACGACCAGCCGGGCAGGAGGCCATGGCCCAGCCAACCCTTGAGCCCCAGGTAACCGGTGAGAGCAGCAGGCAGGAGGAAGCCAGACTGCTGCAGCCGCTGGAGCCAGCGCTGGCGCGTGGATCGAGGTCGGGTTGCTGCGCGGCTCAGCGGTCCACCGAGCCCATGATCACGTCGATCGAGCCAAGGATCGCCATGATGTCGGCCACCTTGTTGCCCTTGAGCAGGTGGGGCAGGATCTGGAGGTTGTTGGAATCGGCGGCGCGAATCTTGAAGCGCCAGGGGGTGACGTCGTCGTTGCCCTGGATGAACACACCGATTTCCCCTTTGCCGGATTCGAGGCGTGTATACAGCTCGCCCGAAGGAATCTTGAAGGTGGGAGCCACTTTCTTGGCCACGTACTGGTAATCGAAGCCATACCACTCGCTCTTCTTGCCCTCGGCCATGCGCCGGGCTTCCAGGTTCTCGGTGGGGCCGCCGGGGATCATCTGGCAGGCCTGGCGCAGGATCTTCAGCGACTGGCGCATCTCCTCCACCCGCACCCGGTACCGGGCGTAGCAATCACCTTCGCTGGCCCAGGCCACGCTCCAGTCGAAGTCGTCGTAGCACTCGTAGTGATCGACCTTGCGCAGGTCCCAGGGCACGCCGGAGGCCCGCAGCATCGGGCCCGAAAGGCTCCAGTTGATCGCCTGCTCCCGCTCGATGGTGCCGAGCCCCTCGATGCGGCGGCGGAAGATGGGGTTGTTGGTGATCAGCTTCTCGTATTCATCGATCTTGGGGCCGAACCAATCGCAGAAATCGAGGCACTTCTCCAGCCAGCCCCAGGGCAGGTCGGCAGCCACACCGCCGATGCGGAAATAGTTGTTGTTGATCAGCCGCTGGCCGGTGGCCGCTTCCCAGAGGTCGTAGATCATCTCCCGTTCGCGGAAGATGTAGAAGAACGGCGTCTGGGCGCCCACGTCCGCCAGGAAGGGGCCGAGCCAGAGCAGGTGGTTGGCGATGCGGTTGAGTTCCAGCATCAGCACGCGGATGTAGCTGGCCCGCTTCGGCACCGGCACGTTGGCCAGACGCTCGGGCGCATTCACCACGATCGCCTCGTAGAACATGCCGGCCGCATAGTCCATGCGGCTTACGTAGGGCACGAACATCACGTTCGTGCGGTTCTCGGCGATCTTCTCCATGCCGCGATGGAGGTAGCCGATCACCGGCTCGCAGTCCACCACGTCTTCGCCATCGAGGGTCACGACCAGCCGCAGCACCCCATGCATGGAGGGGTGATGGGGCCCGAAGTTGACCACCATCGGCTCCGTGCGCGTCTCCAGCTGCGTCATGGGGCCGTGGGCTGCGGATCGAATGGCGGGATCTTAGGAAGGGAGAGCCCGCTGCATGGCCTCTTCTGGCACAGGCCTTCGATCACGTGCCGGTGCTGGCGGAAGCGGTGCTCGCCAGCTTCGCGGTGCTCCCCCCCGCGGCGGCGGGCCCGCAGGGCGGCCTGCTGATCGACTGCACCCTTGGCGGCGGCGGCCACAGCGCCCTGCTGCTGGAGGCCCATCCCGGCCTGCGCCTCATCGGTCTCGACCAGGACCCCACCGCCCGCGCCGCCGCCGCCCAGCGCCTGGACCCCTACGGCGATCGGGTGCGGATCGTGGCCACGAACTTCGCCGATTTCCTGCCCCCCGAGCCCGCCGCCCTGGTGCTGGCCGACCTGGGGGTGAGCAGCCCCCAGCTGGACGTGGCGGAACGAGGGTTCAGCTTCCGCGTCGATGGCCCGATCGACATGCGAATGAATCCCGCTGCCGGCGAGCCGGCCGCCGCGCTGCTCGATCGGCTCTCGGAAACCGAGCTGGCCGATCTGCTGTATGCCTATGGCGAAGAGCGGCTATCGCGCCGCATCGCCCGCAAACTGGTGGAGCTGCGCCCCTGGAGTGATCCCACAGGAGCGGAGGGTAGGGGTACAGCCGCCCTGGCCTACGCAATCGCCGGCTGCTACCCGCCCAAGGCGCGGCGCGGCCGCATCCATCCCGCCACCCGCAGCTTCCAGGCCCTGCGCATCGCCGTGAACAACGAACTCGCCGTGCTGGATCGCCTGCTGCAGCGCGCCCCCGACTGGCTGCTGCCCGGCGGACTGCTGGGTGTGATCAGTTTCCATTCGCTCGAAGACCGGCGGGTCAAGACCGCCTTCCTCGCCGATGAACGGCTGGAGCGGATCACCCGCAAGCCCCTGGTCGCCAGCGCAGCGGAGCAGGAGGCCAATCCCCGCAGCCGCTCCGCCAAGTTCCGGGTGGCCCGGCGGCGGGTTCTGGAGGAGGGTTGATGGCCCTGGCCGCGATCGCCCTGCCGGCGCTGAGCGCCACGGCACGCACCGACCTGCTCTGGTGGCTGGCATTCCTGATTCAGCTGGCGGCCCTGCCCGGCACCCTGCTGCCGTTGCTGCCCGGTCTGGTGCTGCTGCCCCTGGGGGCGCTGCTCTGGCCCCTGGCGGTGGGCTGGAGCGTGGGCTGGCCGCCGCTGGCGCTGGCCGTGGTGCTGTTGCTGCTCGGCTGGGGGGCCGAGGCGCTCGGGCTGGTGCTGGGTCCGGCGCGGCTGCAGGCCACGCGCTGGGCCTATCTCGGTGCCGGCATCGGGCTGCTGGTGGGGTTGCTGGGCCTGCTGCCCGCCCTGCCCTTCGGTGGACCTCTGCTCGGGGCACTGGTGGGACCCCTGCTGGGGGCGAGTGTGGGGGAGCTGGTCAGCGCTCCGGCCTCGCTGGCGCCCACCCCGCTGCTGCGGTTACGGCGCTGCCTGCTGGTGGGGCTGGCGGTGGTGAGCGGGATGCTGGTGAGCCGGGTGGCCCAGGCCCTGCTGGCCGTTGTAGGGGTGGTGGGCTTCGTGCTGCTCACCACCCTGTGGGGCCCGAGCGGAGCTGGTTGACGGCCTCACGCACGGCCGTGATCGCCGTGCTGATGTCGGCCTCGGTGGTGCCGCGCCCCAGCCCGAAGCGGATCGAGGCGGCGGCCTCGGCGCGGCTGCGCCCCAGGGCCGCCAGCACGTGGGAAGGACTGCCCTGGCTGCAGGCCGAGCCACTGCTCACCGCGATCTGGCGGCGCAGCCGCTGATGCAGTCGGGTGCCGTCCAGGCCTGCCACGCTCACATTGAGGCTGTGGGGCAGGCGGGCCGTGGCGGACCCGTTCAGGGTCACCCCCCCGAGGTTCTCGAGCGCCTGCTGCAGCCGGTCGCGCAGGGGCGCCAGCCGCAGGGCCCGCGCCTCCCGGTCGGCCAGGGCCTGCTCCACCGCCACCCCCAGCCCCACGATCAGCGGCACCGGCAGGGTGCCGGCCCGCAGCCCCCCCTCCTGCCCGCCGCCGTGCTGCTGCGCCGCCAGGGGCACGCCGGGGCGCACCAGCAGCGCCCCCACCCCCTTGGGCCCATACAGCTTGTGGCCGCTGAGACTGAGCAGGTCGATGCCGAGCTCCTCGGCGGCGAGCGGAATCTGGCCCACCGCCTGGGCGGCATCGCAGTGAAACAGCACGCCCCGATCGCGGCAGAGTCGGCCGATCGCCGCCAGGGGCTGCAGCACGCCGATCTCGTTGTTGGCGGCCATCACCGAGAGCAGCAGCACGTCCGGGGTGAGGGCCTCCTCCAGCCGGTTCAGATCGAGCAGCCCATCGGGCTGCACCGGCAACAGCGTCAGCGGCACACCGTGGCGTTGCAGATGGGCGAGGGGATCCCGCACCGCCCGGTGTTCGCTCACCAGGCTCACGATCCGCCGGCGGGAGAGACCGCGCTCCGACGCCGCTTCCACCACACCCTTGAGGGCCAGGTTGTTGGCCTCGGTGGCGCCGCTGGTGAAACACACCGTTTCCGGGGCCACGCCAAGGGCCCTGCCGATGCGGCCGCGGGCCTGCTCCACCGCCGCCGCCGCCTGCAGGGCCGGCCGGTAGAGGCGGCTGGCGGGGTTGGCGAAAGCCTCACTCCACCAGGGCGCCATGGCGGCGACCACGGCCGGATCGCAGGGGGTGGTGGCGTGGTGGTCGAGGTAGGCCAGCATGGATTCATGCTGACAACTGCACGGGCAACCGCGACACCCAGGCTGGCCGGTGGGCTGCTGACCCGCGGGCTGACAACCATGGCGGGGCTGCTCGCCTGCTGGGTTCTGGCTGCGCCAGCCTCGGCCCAGGGCCTGAACTTGATCCCCTCGAAGGCGAGGCCCAAGGATCTGATTCTTCTGGAGGAACGGCAGGTGCGGGGCGGCAAACAGGCCACCGGCGTCTATGGCGCCACGGCCGATCCAGCCGAGCCCGGGCTCTGGCGGATCAAGGTGTGGGAGGAGCTTCCCGACGACATCAAGGTGCGCACCGAGTCGATCCGCTGCAACCCCGCCACGCCGATGCGGATCACCAGCGACGGCCGCAACCTGATCGTGCTCGAGCTCAACCCCGGCGGCCAGATCACCCCCGGCAACCGGCTCCATCACCTGATCTGGTGGGCCACCTGCTTCCCGGAGCAGGCCGGCAAGGATCCGGCCACCCTGGGGGCGGTGGCCCGCCAGCTGGGCTATCCCGGCCACCTGCAGGAGCGCCGCCAGGTGCTGCCGGGAAGCCGTCGATAGATTGATCGTCATGACCCCCGACCCCACCGGCTCCCGACCCGCCGATCCCCATGCGGCCGCAACCAGCCCCGCTGGTGCCAGCTCCGCAGCGGCCGGATCCGCCGGAGCCGCTTCAGCCGAGGCCGCCGAGCCGGCTCCGCAGGCACCGGCCCGGCTGCTGCTTGTGGACGATGAACCCGGTCTGCGCACCGCCGTGAAGGCCTATCTCGAGGACGAGGGCTTCGTGGTGACCACCGCCAACGACGGCGAGGAGGGCTGGACCCTGGCCCAGGAGCTGCTGCCTGATGTGATCATCAGCGACGTAATGATGCCCCGCCTCGATGGCTACGGGCTGCTGCAGCGGCTGCGGGGCGATGAGCGCCTGGGGGGCACCCCGGTGATCTTCCTCACCGCCAAGGGGATGACCGCCGATCGCATCGCCGGCTTCAATGCCGGCGCCGACGACTACATCCCCAAGCCCTTCGATCCCGACGAGCTGGTGGCCCGCGTCCACAACGCAGTGCGACGTCAGGAACGGCTGCTGGCCGAGGCGGCCCGCTTTGCCGATGCGGACATCGGCCAGATGGCCAAGCAGATCACCGAGATCCGCTCCCTGCTCTCCAGCAGCGGCAGCAAGAAGCCGCCGGCGGCGGTGCGGCTGGAATTCACGCCCCGCGAGGCGAGCGTGCTGCAGCTGGTGGCGGAGGGGCTGATGAACAAGGAGATCGCCCGGCGGCTGGAAACCTCGATCCGCAACGTGGAGAAGTACGTGAGCCGGCTGTTCACCAAGACCGGCACCTCCAGCCGCACCGAGCTGGTGCGCTACGCCCTCGAGCACGGCCTGGTGGAGTGAGCTCCGGGGCCCCTCCGGGCGAGGCAGCTCCGCTGGAGGAAGCTCCGCCTCCGGACTGGCTGCCGGAGAGCCTCAACCAGGGTCACGTGTATCGCGAGCGGATCAGGGCCGCTGATCTGCGCCAGTTGGACACCCTCTCCAGCCCAGATTCAGTGGCTGGGGTACCGACGGCCAACCCCGCAGGCGTGTTGTCTTACTTGGCGTCCCGCTTCACCCATTCGGGGGCGGCACTGTGGCGCCAGCGGCTCGCCGCCGGTGAGCTGTGGCGGAACGGCCACCAGCTCCGGGCCGATGGGCCTCTCGCAGCCGGGGATCGGCTGGACTGGCATCGGCCCCCCTGGAAGGAGCAGGCCGTGCCGGGGTCGTGGAA
Coding sequences within it:
- a CDS encoding TM2 domain-containing protein, which produces MNGVDPEVSNKKLAAGLLGIFLGAFGIHKFVLGYTNAGIIMAVVTVVTCGFGGFVMGVIGLVEGIIYLSKTPEEFKATYLDAKREWF
- a CDS encoding DUF2752 domain-containing protein, with amino-acid sequence MRALTGIPCPTCFLTRAVCSSLQGQIREAMDWHAFGPAAAVALLVWSVASIRSRRLVPPQLKGSHLVVISVALVLYWGVRMTLQYGLGLPAFPTG
- a CDS encoding response regulator transcription factor, which gives rise to MTPDPTGSRPADPHAAATSPAGASSAAAGSAGAASAEAAEPAPQAPARLLLVDDEPGLRTAVKAYLEDEGFVVTTANDGEEGWTLAQELLPDVIISDVMMPRLDGYGLLQRLRGDERLGGTPVIFLTAKGMTADRIAGFNAGADDYIPKPFDPDELVARVHNAVRRQERLLAEAARFADADIGQMAKQITEIRSLLSSSGSKKPPAAVRLEFTPREASVLQLVAEGLMNKEIARRLETSIRNVEKYVSRLFTKTGTSSRTELVRYALEHGLVE
- a CDS encoding DUF456 family protein; protein product: MALAAIALPALSATARTDLLWWLAFLIQLAALPGTLLPLLPGLVLLPLGALLWPLAVGWSVGWPPLALAVVLLLLGWGAEALGLVLGPARLQATRWAYLGAGIGLLVGLLGLLPALPFGGPLLGALVGPLLGASVGELVSAPASLAPTPLLRLRRCLLVGLAVVSGMLVSRVAQALLAVVGVVGFVLLTTLWGPSGAG
- the rsmH gene encoding 16S rRNA (cytosine(1402)-N(4))-methyltransferase RsmH — protein: MAQAFDHVPVLAEAVLASFAVLPPAAAGPQGGLLIDCTLGGGGHSALLLEAHPGLRLIGLDQDPTARAAAAQRLDPYGDRVRIVATNFADFLPPEPAALVLADLGVSSPQLDVAERGFSFRVDGPIDMRMNPAAGEPAAALLDRLSETELADLLYAYGEERLSRRIARKLVELRPWSDPTGAEGRGTAALAYAIAGCYPPKARRGRIHPATRSFQALRIAVNNELAVLDRLLQRAPDWLLPGGLLGVISFHSLEDRRVKTAFLADERLERITRKPLVASAAEQEANPRSRSAKFRVARRRVLEEG
- a CDS encoding thioesterase family protein, whose protein sequence is MASSHWLQIERTVRFGDTDAAGVMHFHQLLRWCHEAYEESLARYGISAEEIFPRPGQPLAVGLPIVHCSADYRHPLVCGDQLRVWLQPERLDPGSFEVRYSFRCDGHDVATGLTRHVAITVETRRRCPLPLAIQRWLEASNLSAAG
- a CDS encoding AMP-binding protein — translated: MGGGGSMKDPELHAGAEPLLLQSGEAGDPAELIATLERAWQEQRLVALTDPAEAQQLQSELIGAQLPVGAGVLVGSGGSSGGRRCCLQPLAHLQASAAATAHWLEQLGIDPARCLHLNPLPLHHVSGLLPLLRAQQWAQQRTRPHPWAESHRWLPATLLRQPQHLADALPHPGDRPVLLSLVPTQLARLLEHPTAVAWLRGCAVIWVGGAALPQDLARRARHWELPLAPCYGATETAAMVCALAPQQFLAGDPAQPGCGFPLEDVELRLEPQTGAVQLRTARLSPGWLAQGLLQPLPRTPDGWWTSGDGGVLTPLGLHIQGRLDGAISSGGETVFPEQLEERLRQLAAALPLQEVLLLGVEEPPWGQRLVALVRGHSPDDWESLQQALPALTAGWRAAERPRRWLLCPDLAPTATGKWQRGRWQQWLASLQNP
- a CDS encoding NAD(P)H-quinone oxidoreductase subunit H, whose translation is MTQLETRTEPMVVNFGPHHPSMHGVLRLVVTLDGEDVVDCEPVIGYLHRGMEKIAENRTNVMFVPYVSRMDYAAGMFYEAIVVNAPERLANVPVPKRASYIRVLMLELNRIANHLLWLGPFLADVGAQTPFFYIFREREMIYDLWEAATGQRLINNNYFRIGGVAADLPWGWLEKCLDFCDWFGPKIDEYEKLITNNPIFRRRIEGLGTIEREQAINWSLSGPMLRASGVPWDLRKVDHYECYDDFDWSVAWASEGDCYARYRVRVEEMRQSLKILRQACQMIPGGPTENLEARRMAEGKKSEWYGFDYQYVAKKVAPTFKIPSGELYTRLESGKGEIGVFIQGNDDVTPWRFKIRAADSNNLQILPHLLKGNKVADIMAILGSIDVIMGSVDR
- a CDS encoding cysteine desulfurase family protein, whose amino-acid sequence is MLAYLDHHATTPCDPAVVAAMAPWWSEAFANPASRLYRPALQAAAAVEQARGRIGRALGVAPETVCFTSGATEANNLALKGVVEAASERGLSRRRIVSLVSEHRAVRDPLAHLQRHGVPLTLLPVQPDGLLDLNRLEEALTPDVLLLSVMAANNEIGVLQPLAAIGRLCRDRGVLFHCDAAQAVGQIPLAAEELGIDLLSLSGHKLYGPKGVGALLVRPGVPLAAQQHGGGQEGGLRAGTLPVPLIVGLGVAVEQALADREARALRLAPLRDRLQQALENLGGVTLNGSATARLPHSLNVSVAGLDGTRLHQRLRRQIAVSSGSACSQGSPSHVLAALGRSRAEAAASIRFGLGRGTTEADISTAITAVREAVNQLRSGPTGW